Genomic window (Ostrinia nubilalis chromosome 20, ilOstNubi1.1, whole genome shotgun sequence):
GATTGCCCTAACCGCAAATTGTGATTTATACATGATGCATGCAGACCATCCAGTGTGTCCAAATCCTAAATTGAATGAGGATTCATACCATAGTGCatagttttaattttcattttcttttcaGTAATCTTTGGTGGCAGTGCAAACGCTCATGCCTCTGCCAACGCAAACGCTATCGGTGGATTCGGTGGCGCTGATGCCAGTGCCAATGCTATCGCCAATGCTAACGCTTTGGGAGGCCTCAATGGAGGCTCAGCACTTGCCGAGGCCTTGGCTAATGCCCACGCCTCTGGTGCCCGAGGTGGCGCATCTGCACTGGCTCAAGCCCTCGCTGCCGCTCAGGCGTCAGGCATCGGCGGTGGATCCATCGCTGAAGCCTTAGCTCTAGCCCAAGCTCAAGGTTTAGGAGGAACCGCCATCGCTTCCGCGTTGGCTCAGGCCCAAGCCCTAGGACTCGGAGGACTCTCAATTGCACAGGCTATCGCCCAAGCACAAGCTTTGGCTGGGGCTGGAGGACTCAGAGGCGGAATTGGAGACGCATCGGCCCTAGCTCAAGCCCTCGCTGCCGCTCAGGCGTCAGGCATCGGCGGTGGATCCGTCGCTGAAGCCTTAGCTCAAGCCCAAGCTCAAGGTTTAGGAGGAACTGCCATCGCTTCCGCTTTGGCTCAGGCTCAAGCTCTAGGACTCGGAGGACTCTCAATTGCACAGGCTATCGCCCAAGCGCAAGCTTTGGCTGGCGGTGGACCATCTTTTAGAGATGGAATTGGAGGCGCATCAGCCCTAGCTCAAGCCCTCGCTGCCGCTCAGGCATCAGGCTTAGGCGGTTTAACAGTTGCTGAGGCTTTAGCTCATGCTACCGCTCAAGGACTAGGAGGAACAGCTATCGCTTCTGCTTTGGCGCAAGCCCAAGCTCTAGGACTTGGAGGACTCTCAATTGCACAGGCTATCGCCCAAGCGCAAGCTATGGCTGGCGGTGGACCATCTCTTAGAGATGGAATTGGAGGCGCATCGGCTCTAGCTCAAGCCCTCGCCGCTGTTCAGGCATCAGGTTTAGCCGGTGCTACAGTTGCTGAGGCTTTAGCTCATGCTCAAGCTAGAGGACTAGGAGGAACCGCAATCGCATCCGCTTTGGCGCAGGCCCAAGCTCTAGGACTCGGAGGACTTTCAGTCGCAGACGCTATCGCCCAAGCGCAAGCTTTGGGTAGCGCTGGAGGACTTGGAAGCGCTGCTGCCCTCGCACAAGCACAAGCGCAAGCTCAAGCTGCTGGATTAGGAGGTTTGGGTGCCGCTGATGCTCTTGCTCAGGCTCAAGCTCAAGCTCAAGCTCAGGGAGGCGCTCTTGGTGGTGGCCTTGCGCAGGCCCTAGCTCAAGCTCAAGCGCAAGCTCAAGCTCAGGGAGGCGGTATAGGCGGTGGACTAGCTGAGGCATTAGCTCAAGCTCAGGCGCAAGCTCAAGCTCAAGGAGGCGCTGGTGGTGCTGGTCTCGCTCAAGCTCTGGCTCAGGCTCAGGCGCAAGCTCAAGCTCAAGGAGGGGCTGGTGGTGCTGGTCTTGCCCAAGCTCTAGCTCAAGCTCAGGCACAAGCTCAAGCTCAAGGTGCTGCTGGTGCTGGTCTCGCCCAGGCGTTAGCTCAAGCACAGGCGCAAGCTCAAGCTCAGGGAGGAGCTGCCGGAAATGCCCTTGCAGAGGCTCTAGCTCAAGCACAAGCTCAAGCTCAAGGAGGCGCTGGTGGTGCTGGTCTCGCCCAGGCTCTAGCTCAAGCTCAGGCCCAAGCTCAAGCTCAAGGAGGTGTTGGAGGTGCTCTTGCTGAGGCTTTAGCTCAAGCTCAGGCACAAGCTCAAGGACTGGGTGGAATAGGAGGTAGCTCTGCTAATGCTGAGGCTTTGGCCAACGCTGCAGGTTGGGGTGGACTAGGTGGAAGCTCTGCTAACGCTCAAGCCGACGCTCTAGCTAATGCTGGAGGATGGGGAGGCCTAGGAGGCGGCTCAGCCAACGCTCAAGCTGATGCCCTAGCTAACGCTGGTGGATGGGGAGGTCTTGGAGGCGGCTCAGCCAACGCTCAAGCTGATGCCCTAGCTAACGCTAGAGGATGGGGAGGTTTAGGAGGCGGCTCAGCCAACGCTCAAGCTGATGCCCTAGCTAACGCTGGTGGATGGGGAGGCCTAGGAGGCGGCTCAGCCAACGCTCAAGCTGATGCCCTAGCTAACGCTGGTGGATGGGGAGGCCTAGGAGGCGGCTCAGCCAACGCTCAAGCTGATGCCCTAGCTAACGCTGGTGGATGGGGAGGTCTTGGAGGCGGTTCAGCCAACGCTCAAGCTGATGCCCTAGCTAACGCTGGTGGATGGGGAGGTTTAGGAGGCGGCTCAGCCAACGCTCAAGCTGATGCCCTAGCTAACGCTGGTGGATGGGGAGGTTTAGGCGGTAGCTCCGCTAATGCTCAAGCTGACGCCACAGCCAATGCTGGAGGTTGGGGTGGACTTGGTGGAGGCTCTGCCAACGCCGCTGCTGATGCCATAGCCAATGCAGGAGGTTGGGGAGGACACGGCGGCAGCTCAGCTAATGCTCATGCTGATGCCCTAGCAAACGCTGGATTAGGAGGCAGTTCTGCTTCCGCTTTAGCAGACGCTCAGGCGAATGCTGGTGGTTGGGGCGGTCTTGGAGGCTCTTCTGCCAACGCTGCTGCTGATGCCTTGGCCAACGCTGGCGGTTTAGGCGGCGCTTCCGCTAGTGCCAACGCGCTCGCCAATGCCAACGCCAACGGGTTTGGCTTTAGAAGCGCTGAGTCCGCAGAGGCCTCCGAGGAGGCTAGGGCCAAGCGTAGCGTGAGCCCAAGGATGGCTTTCGTCGAAGACCATGCCGAGTAAATACATGTAAGTATCCTTCAATCGAATTTACTATGACAAATAGTTTTACACAGTTTATCCATTTATTTGATTAACCAGTTTGGTTCTGATTTGACCTCCAGCTATAGATATTATATCGATAACAAGATTTATAAAAGGCCGTTCagtgtaataatttattattgtatattaATACATTAAAGTAGATCCATGAAATATTGCAAACTTCTTTTCAAGTAGCTAAATGGGTCGATTTTAATTTCTTTCCATGTTTATCGCGAACTCATTAATTAATCTTGGTTTTTATTTGTTGCAGAGTACCATGAATTACATCACAATGATCTCCCTCAATGACAACGCCGGAACATCGGATCTGATCAGTTTAGTTTTAGTTTGAGCAATTATAAAATGACAGTCGAGTAAGCTTCACACTTTtgtataaaacaataaattttagTGGGATACTAct
Coding sequences:
- the LOC135081828 gene encoding spidroin-1-like → MWKVVGGLWILLALAAGVRAEGHDDAEESGVEQRMPNPFAPKTRPCTSVGEMYYTRDIIGRCHVCACFANWRGLYSDCRSCTECPLFPKPLPPVPPGPIPDPIIPGKIFLFFSITYPPPPPPPPPPVPPPPPPVPPRPIPWPPQPICPHPIIIPGPPRPYPVPVPVPGKRVLVPVPYPVPSPPEKIYIRGPSIPVPYPQKVPYPVPINRPYPVPSPPKLIPYPVTRPVPVPGPERPIPIPYPIRGPPIPIAVPYNRYITIPGRDRIIPVPVPVSTTKYYPVPVIIYISPLCRGQRPLTTFTIPGDRCRIHVCRVKYNYVYIESQPIPGCLGPMPGPIPGPIPGPIPGPIIFGGSANAHASANANAIGGFGGADASANAIANANALGGLNGGSALAEALANAHASGARGGASALAQALAAAQASGIGGGSIAEALALAQAQGLGGTAIASALAQAQALGLGGLSIAQAIAQAQALAGAGGLRGGIGDASALAQALAAAQASGIGGGSVAEALAQAQAQGLGGTAIASALAQAQALGLGGLSIAQAIAQAQALAGGGPSFRDGIGGASALAQALAAAQASGLGGLTVAEALAHATAQGLGGTAIASALAQAQALGLGGLSIAQAIAQAQAMAGGGPSLRDGIGGASALAQALAAVQASGLAGATVAEALAHAQARGLGGTAIASALAQAQALGLGGLSVADAIAQAQALGSAGGLGSAAALAQAQAQAQAAGLGGLGAADALAQAQAQAQAQGGALGGGLAQALAQAQAQAQAQGGGIGGGLAEALAQAQAQAQAQGGAGGAGLAQALAQAQAQAQAQGGAGGAGLAQALAQAQAQAQAQGAAGAGLAQALAQAQAQAQAQGGAAGNALAEALAQAQAQAQGGAGGAGLAQALAQAQAQAQAQGGVGGALAEALAQAQAQAQGLGGIGGSSANAEALANAAGWGGLGGSSANAQADALANAGGWGGLGGGSANAQADALANAGGWGGLGGGSANAQADALANARGWGGLGGGSANAQADALANAGGWGGLGGGSANAQADALANAGGWGGLGGGSANAQADALANAGGWGGLGGGSANAQADALANAGGWGGLGGGSANAQADALANAGGWGGLGGSSANAQADATANAGGWGGLGGGSANAAADAIANAGGWGGHGGSSANAHADALANAGLGGSSASALADAQANAGGWGGLGGSSANAAADALANAGGLGGASASANALANANANGFGFRSAESAEASEEARAKRSVSPRMAFVEDHAE